Proteins co-encoded in one Chrysemys picta bellii isolate R12L10 chromosome 13, ASM1138683v2, whole genome shotgun sequence genomic window:
- the LOC135975467 gene encoding olfactory receptor 11A1-like, producing the protein MADTTEGNKTSITGFILLGFGNLHELQILLFPLFLVIYIVTVAGNILFIALVLADQHLHTPMYFFLGNLSCLETCYSSTILPRLMASLLTGDRTISVSGCLVQFDIFGSLLATECCLLSMMSYDRYLAVCKPLHYAAHMTRRFSFQLAAGSWLSGSVVSTIAACWLSQLIFCGPNEIDHFLCDYTPLIKLSCSDTSWMVLVNFLLSFIFILPPFLLTLTSYVCIIHAVLRIPSSTGREKAFSTCSSHLIIISIFYGTVFIVYMLPDTAALNKVFSIFYSVLTPIVNPLIYSLRNKEVKEALRKALSKTMTFITNRKLFSRHLL; encoded by the coding sequence ATGGCAGACACAACAGAGGGAAATAAAACGTCCATTACTGGATTCATCCTCCTGGGCTTTGGGAATCTCCATGAActtcaaattcttctcttcccgctgtttctagtgatctacattgtgACTGTGGCCGGGAACATCCTCTTCATTGCACTAGTTttggctgatcagcaccttcacacccccatgtatttcttcctggggaacttgtcctgcctggagacctgctacagctccaccatcctgcccaggttgatggccagtctcctgactggggacagaaccatttctgtgAGTGGCTGCCTCGTACAATTTGATATCTTTGGTTCTCTTTTAGCTACAGAATGTTGTCTCTTATCGATGATGTCTTACGATCGGTATTTAGCCGTATGCAAACCTCTGCATTATGCAGCCCACATGACGAGAAGATTTTCCTTCCAGCTAGCAGCTGGGTCTTGGCTAAGTGGGTCTGTGGTCAGCACCATTGCGGCATGTTGGTTATCACAATTGATtttctgtggccccaatgaaattgaccatttccttTGTGATTACACCCCATTGATAAAACTGTCCTGCAGTGACACCAGCTGGATGGTTCTTGTGAATTTCCTTCTCTCCTTTATATTCATTCTTCCTCCATTTCTCTTAACCCTGACATCTTACGTGTGTATCATCCACGCtgtcctgagaatcccttccagcACGGGGAGGGAAAAGgctttctccacctgctcctctcacctcatcatCATCTCTATATTCTATGGGACCGTGTTCATTGTCTACATGCTCCCAGACACTGCGGCACTGAACAAAGTGTTCTCCATCTTCTATTCGGTCCTGACTCCCATAgtgaaccccctcatctacagtctgagaaacaaagaggtcaaGGAGGCTCTGAGAAAAGCTCTAAGTAAGACTATGACTTTTATAACCAATCGCAAACTTTTTTCTAGGCATTTATTGTAG